A genome region from Calliopsis andreniformis isolate RMS-2024a chromosome 2, iyCalAndr_principal, whole genome shotgun sequence includes the following:
- the LOC143188380 gene encoding LOW QUALITY PROTEIN: uncharacterized protein LOC143188380 (The sequence of the model RefSeq protein was modified relative to this genomic sequence to represent the inferred CDS: substituted 1 base at 1 genomic stop codon) translates to MAWLNDTNFYLPDYYKTFFEDGTIPSITDFRLPTTVIPISYEIMLNPELEKTMTFDGIVHIRSTVRNATKVITLHVGSVVINKVSVTTFINPQDEPRELDISTIKNSSSTEKYEITLKEILPVQTNISINFEYSGKLRDDMIGFYKSSYYDSSGTIRWLAATQFQTTHARHAFPCFDEPSFKATFTVRILRGPQYTSLSNMPLKASNKTNEGLYWDEFEHSIPMSTYLVAFVVSNFGNSSEGKVRVWARPNAIDQVAYALSITPRALAHLSTWFNQSYQLPKLDMVAVPDFSAGAMENWGLITYRESRLLYEEKTTSKATRQSIAAVIVHELTHMWFGNQITPEWWSYLWLSEAFARYFQYFATAQIEISWNMEEQFVVEQHQTALAADGIETSQPMTRNVSNSAQMSGIGDTITYNKGGSIVRMMNLILGEKVFQTGLQNYLRDNTERKVARPENLFEGLQKAINYYKTPLTVPIKDIMSTWTTQAGFPVLLASIENGVVTMRQQRFLLRNLQFTPINVTWWVPISWASKSRPDFTTVNVTHWLSKNEGTINLGIPNEWVILNVQSAGFYRVVYDNASWYRIFDVLNSKNYQDIHVLNRAALVDDLLNLARAGLILYKTAFDGLQYIRQEKHYLPFKSALSGLTYLDQRFNGQPEYDLLKKFVLTLIQERYDEIGYEDKVTDDSLTVLLRAELNKWACNYGHQGCIITFLNMFQQWRDNHTIGPNQMAVAYCTGIRYGTRDDWEFLWNRYFNSNFVNEQMIILQALGCTRNATLLDRYLLYALESFEKSRIRKQDSSAVFSAVYNTGAPGAEFVLDFVAKYYNRMSTYYSGTGSIASILSSASQRFSTERLVEKFENMTKTQTGIKDISESLKTPLNVAKFELKWWNNFKGPIVSWITDFLDKNEDKSNYYLPRNIVPKAYLVQLTPHINETLNFTFDGIVKITAQVASLTKFIVLHSAEMHIRNVVVFKKEVRLETENISTTPKYDFLTIEMQKLLSPGDIITIEIDYVGNLNEEMRGFYRSWYKDSDDEVRWLAATHLEPVGARKVFPCFDEPALKATFTIEVTVQPGYGAISNMPIRSTTRFTNGVKKITFQETPLMSTYLVAVVVSDFTLLNQLGIYGVLTRSDAKSEGVYALSVMEPVLSFYENALNISYQLPKLDMVALPDFASGAMENWGLLTYKERNLLYSSRKSTTASKQAITNVIAHEIAHQWFGDLVSPRWWKYLWLNEGFARYFQYFATNTVRINNWSLETQFVVDQVHSALEVDSSESSHPMTHDVYSPTQIRAIFDSISYNKGASVLRMLEKTVGHEVFYRALESYLKKREYNDATPEDLFDAFEEQINDTETRNIIHNVMSSWTTQAGYPIVHVNVQNNYLHLRQERFQMKQEKNNSTSSVWYIPITWTSLNDSNFYNTTPKYWFKDRESSIKIPSSDNDLLILNVQQAGFYRTNYDTKTWGQIINFLKEDSYVRIPEINRAALIDDLMNFARAGYVNYSIVLSATEYLEKEKDYAPWRAFFNGLTYLRRHVEGADAYDAFQRYVTTILKPVYNWYQFHDQLYNDHVTKIFRTYLNKWACDLQMSECESKVMQYLPFEYKQNVSDLGLILLPTRPSQIRHTETRRISLDEAGIPPNQRSTVYCTIVKLTPDIQWKYLREAYSTTPFALTKAVILQSLACTTNKDLLTELLTSAITKDFDIRSEDSSGVFTSVISASLEGVETVMEFIKNNYDKMVTYYGGVSQVKSIVSALSKRLSTDELYEKYMNLIDWLNGKDSTLRSSLESYKTNAKEELMWAEKYIPQIHEWIERTYNNNNYRLPHLFSPLKYNVSLSPFFEERNFTFDGRVQIHLKRLQGPVSRIVLHAHELDIKSISVYDSDVNLTQGEKLNISSYFTRNDTQMLMIFMKNFIRSNYILVDIEFAGILNDNLQGFYRSYYSNEAGNIRWLATTQFEPTHARRAFPCLDEPAFKANFTIHIERPNDYIALSNMPSVKTSPSNSLDRTWVTFAETVQMSPYLVAFVVCDFKTVRNTVSELNVWGRPAIAPNGELAELAGSRMLKLLATETGHEYTLPKLDLIGIPDFSMGAMENWGLATFREYGLFYDKTVTSAKYTDYILTIIAHELAHMWFGNLVTCDWWEYIWLNEGFAEYMQWRVSHSFRPSHGFDDLFVVDELQVAMQSDDYVSSHPMNNPVASPSEIEQVFDTITYGKSSSVIRMIHNSLDPEVFPKAIHKYLLENQYKSATPKELWKAFDDVINEVNGLGNWNISMEELMDNWTNKAGYPVITVILRNQILNLYQSRFSFKYRTDLRNVLFYVPITMVTASKLDFTTTSTNIWMTKSEMDIFVDNPNEWILLNVRQSGYYRVNYDLTLWWRLFNALKEKNHSSIHVTNRAQIVDDLLNLARASQVNYSTVIEGLSYLIDEEEYLPWKAFFNGMNYIAQRYEGHKSQAQLGSYILYLTSKRFEKLGFKDSINNSHQDELSRELILNWVCKYNGTQCVSTSKKLFADWRIXFTFDIIFRISPNARSAVYCTALKYGSKDDWSFLWNRYLKTDFASEKKIILDALGCTKNKDLLIQYIEYAFTRNYTSSIRKQDVSAALASVYNSGQFGLETMLDYLITNYIIVYDYYGDWQSVGQLFLKVTSRFSTTEQYNKFVKLVEKMVDDE, encoded by the exons ATGGCCTGGCTTAATGACACAAACTTTTATCTGCCAGATTATTACA AAACATTTTTTGAAGATGGAACAATCCCATCAATTACCGACTTTCGACTACCAACAACAGTTATTCCTATCAGCTATGAGATTATGCTAAATCCAGAACTGGAAAAAACTATGACTTTTGATGGAATTGTTCACATTAGATCTACCGTACGAAATGCGACGAAAGTCATAACACTTCACGTGGGATCAGTTGTGATAAATAAAGTCAGCGTCACAACCTTTATTAATCCTCAAGATGAGCCACGAGAGTTAGATATCAGCACTATTAAGAACAGTAGTAGtacagaaaaatatgaaatcacATTGAAGGAAATTCTACCAGTACAAACAAATATTTCAATCAATTTTGAGTACTCTGGTAAACTGAGGGATGACATGATCGGATTTTATAAAAGCTCCTACTACGACTCCTCAGGAACAATTAG aTGGCTCGCTGCGACGCAATTTCAAACGACACATGCCAGACACGCTTTCCCATGTTTCGACGAGCCAAGTTTCAAAGCAACATTTACAGTTAGAATTTTAAGGGGCCCACAGTACACTTCTCTCAGCAATATGCCACTGAAAGCAAGCAATAAAAC AAACGAAGGTCTATACTGGGATGAGTTTGAACACAGTATTCCCATGTCGACGTACTTGGTAGCTTTCGTCGTTTCGAACTTTGGCAACTCTTCAGAGGGCAAAGTCAGAGTTTGGGCCAGACCGAATGCCATAGATCAAGTCGCCTATGCTCTGAGCATTACACCTCGAGCCCTCGCCCATTTATCTACCTGGTTCAACCAATCGTACCAGTTGCCCAAATTGGACATGGTGGCTGTGCCTGATTTCTCAGCCGGGGCAATGGAGAACTGGGGCCTCATCACTTATCGAGAAAGTAGACTGTTGTACGAGGAAAAGACGACCTCTAAAGCAACTCGCCAAAGCATTGCTGCGGTAATTGTCCACGAGCTGACGCATATGTGGTTTGGAAATCAGATTACACCTGAATGGTGGAGCTACTTGTGGCTGAGTGAGGCGTTCGCTAGATATTTCCAATACTTTGCCACCGCGCAG ATTGAGATATCATGGAACATGGAGGAGCAGTTTGTAGTAGAACAGCATCAAACAGCCCTGGCAGCAGATGGTATCGAAACATCCCAGCCGATGACACGAAACGTTTCTAATTCAGCTCAGATGAGTGGAATTGGAGACACTATTACTTACAATAAGGGAGGGAGCATTGTACGAATGATGAATCTCATTCTGGGAGAAAAAGTTTTCCAGACGGGATTGCAAAATTATCTGAGGGACAA CACAGAAAGGAAAGTAGCGCGTCCAGAGAATCTGTTTGAGGGTCTCCAGAAAGCAATCAACTATTATAAAACGCCACTTACCGTACCTATTAAGGATATTATGTCCACGTGGACAACCCAAGCTGGGTTCCCTGTTCTTCTTGCTTCCATTGAAAACGGTGTAGTTACTATGAGGCAACAGCGTTTCCTGCTGAGAAACTTGCAATTCACGCCTATAAATGTAACATGGTGGGTACCAATTTCGTGGGCCAGTAAAAGTCGTCCAGATTTTACGACTGTGAATGTGACACATTGGTTGAGCAAGAACGAGGGCACTATCAACCTGGGAATTCCCAATGAATGGGTGATATTAAATGTCCAATCCGCTG GTTTCTATCGAGTGGTTTACGATAATGCGTCCTGGTACCGCATTTTCGATGTGTTAAACAGCAAGAATTACCAGGACATACATGTCCTGAACAGAGCAGCACTGGTCGACGATCTATTAAATTTGGCAAGAGCTGGATTAATCCTTTACAAAACAGCTTTTGATGGTTTACAATACATAAGACAGGAGAAGCATTACCTGCCTTTCAAGTCTGCATTATCTGGACTTACTTATCTAGACCAGCGTTTTAATGGACAGCCTGAATATGATCTGCTTAAG AAATTTGTCTTAACACTTATCCAAGAGAGGTACGACGAAATTGGATACGAAGATAAAGTGACAGACGATAGCCTGACTGTTTTATTGAGAGCTGAACTCAATAAATGGGCTTGCAATTATGGCCATCAGGGATGTATCATTACCTTCTTGAATATGTTCCAGCAATGGAGGGATAACCATAC CATTGGGCCCAATCAAATGGCTGTGGCATATTGTACAGGCATTAGATATGGAACTAGGGATGACTGGGAATTCTTATGGAACCGATACTTCAATTCGAATTTCGTTAATGAGCAAATGATTATTCTGCAAGCTCTCGGTTGCACTCGAAACGCCACGCTTTTGGACAG ATATCTACTGTACGCGCTAGAAAGCTTCGAGAAAAGTAGAATTCGTAAACAAGACAGCAGTGCTGTATTTTCTGCTGTCTATAATACTGGTGCACCAGGCGCAGAATTCGTGCTAGATTTCGTTGCCAAATATTACAACAGGATGAGTACATA TTACAGTGGAACAGGTTCAATTGCGAGTATCTTATCATCAGCTTCCCAGCGTTTCTCAACGGAGCGTTTAGtagagaaatttgaaaatatgactAAAACGCAAACTGGAATTAAGGATATCTCAGAGTCCCTCAAAACTCCGCTGAACGTAGCGAAATTCGAACTGAAGTGGTGGAATAATTTCAAGGGACCAATCGTATCATGGATAACTGATTTCCTTGACAAGAATGAGGacaaatcgaattattatttacCCAGAAACATAGTACCTAAAGCGTACCTAGTTCAACTGACACCTCATATCAATGAAACCCTGAATTTTACATTCGATGGAATCGTGAAAATCACCGCGCAGGTTGCTAGTCTCACGAAATTCATTGTTTTGCATTCAGCAGAAATGCACATCCGTAACGTTGTCGTGTTTAAAAAAGAGGTTCGATTGGAAACAGAAAACATAAGCACCACACCGAAATATGATTTCCTAACCATCGAGATGCAAAAGCTTCTGAGCCCAGGAGATATCATAACTATCGAGATAGACTACGTAGGGAACTTGAACGAGGAAATGCGTGGCTTCTATAGGAGCTGGTACAAGGATTCAGACGATGAAGTTAG ATGGTTAGCTGCCACTCACTTAGAACCTGTTGGAGCCAGAAAAGTATTTCCCTGCTTCGATGAACCAGCTCTAAAGGCAACATTTACTATAGAAGTCACGGTACAACCAGGATACGGTGCCATTAGTAACATGCCAATTCGGTCCACGACCAGATTTAC GAATGGTGTGAAAAAGATAACTTTCCAAGAAACACCCCTAATGTCCACGTACCTGGTGGCGGTCGTGGTTTCTGACTTCACTTTGCTGAATCAGCTGGGAATTTACGGCGTACTGACAAGATCAGATGCGAAATCTGAAGGAGTTTATGCGTTATCTGTCATGGAGCCAGTGCTGTCGTTTTACGAAAATGCACTGAATATCTCGTATCAACTACCGAAACTCGACATGGTGGCGTTGCCTGATTTTGCATCAGGCGCAATGGAAAATTGGGGTTTACTGACGTACAAAGAACGAAATTTGTTGTACTCTTCTAGAAAGTCGACCACTGCGTCGAAGCAAGCCATCACTAATGTTATAGCACACGAAATCGCTCATCAATGGTTTGGAGATCTTGTTAGCCCACGCTGGTGGAAGTACCTGTGGCTGAACGAAGGTTTCGCCAGGTATTTCCAGTATTTCGCAACCAATACTGTACGTATAAATA ACTGGTCTCTCGAGACCCAATTCGTCGTGGATCAAGTTCACTCAGCATTGGAGGTTGACAGTTCTGAGTCTAGCCACCCTATGACCCACGATGTGTACTCTCCAACCCAAATTAGAGCAATATTCGATTCAATATCTTATAATAAAGGCGCTAGCGTTCTACGAATGCTGGAGAAAACAGTTGGCCACGAAGTTTTCTATCGAGCCCTTGAAAGCTATCTGAAGAAACG TGAATACAATGACGCCACGCCAGAAGACTTATTCGATGCTTTTGAAGAACAGATCAACGACACAGAAACTCGAAATATAATTCACAATGTCATGTCGTCGTGGACAACTCAAGCTGGTTATCCTATTGTTCACGTTAACGTTCAAAATAATTATCTACACCTCAGACAAGAGAGATTCCAAATGAAACAGGAGAAAAATAATTCTACTAGCAGCGTTTGGTATATTCCAATTACTTGGACATCACTTAACGACTCAAATTTCTATAATACGACTCCAAAATACTGGTTCAAAGACAGGGAGAGTAGCATTAAAATTCCAAGCAGCGATAACGACTTGTTAATTTTAAATGTCCAACAAGCTG GTTTCTATCGTACGAATTATGATACTAAGACCTGGGGACAAATAATCAATTTCTTGAAGGAAGATTCATATGTGAGAATTCCCGAAATTAATCGCGCTGCTTTGATAGATGATTTGATGAACTTTGCTAGGGCAGGCTATGTTAATTACAGTATCGTTTTAAGTGCAACAGAATACCTAGAGAAGGAGAAAGATTACGCTCCATGGCGTGCATTTTTCAATGGTTTGACTTATTTACGGAGACACGTTGAAGGAGCTGATGCATACGATGCATTCCAG CGATATGTAACAACAATTTTAAAACCAGTATACAATTGGTATCAATTTCATGATCAACTATACAACGATCATGTAACAAAAATATTCAGAACATATCTCAACAAATGGGCTTGCGATTTGCAAATGAGTGAATGTGAATCCAAAGTAATGCAATACTTACCCTTCG AATATAagcaaaatgtgtctgacttgggacttattctactaccaaCGCGCCCTAGCCAGATCAGACATACTGAAACCAGGAGAATaagcctcga CGAAGCTGGGATACCACCAAATCAGCGCAGTACTGTATATTGCACCATAGTTAAGTTAACACCCGACATTCAATGGAAATATTTGCGGGAGGCCTACAGCACGACACCGTTTGCCTTGACGAAAGcagtgattcttcaatccttggcTTGCACAACGAACAAAGACCTGCTTACAGA ACTGCTTACATCAGCTATCACGAAAGACTTCGATATACGATCTGAGGATAGCTCTGGAGTTTTCACTTCAGTCATTAGCGCCAGCTTAGAGGGTGTCGAAACTGTGATGGAATTCATTAAGAATAATTACGATAAAATGGTCACGTA CTATGGAGGCGTATCTCAAGTGAAGAGCATTGTGAGCGCTCTTTCAAAAAGATTGTCTACAGACGAGCTCTATGAAaag TACATGAATCTCATCGATTGGCTCAATGGTAAAGACTCGACGCTTCGAAGCTCTTTGGAATCTTACAAAACGAACGCGAAAGAAGAATTAATGTGGGCTGAAAAATATATTCCACAAATTCACGAATGGATTGAGAGAacatataacaataataattatcgTTTACCACATTTATTTTCTCCATTGAAGTACAACGTTTCACTTTCTCCCTTCTTCGAAGAACGTAACTTCACGTTTGATGGAAGAGTTCAGATACATTTGAAGCGTCTTCAGGGTCCAGTATCCCGCATAGTTCTACATGCACACGAACTTGACATCAAAAGTATCTCAGTTTATGACAGTGACGTGAACTTGACCCAAGGCGAAAAGCTAAATATCAGCTCTTACTTTACACGCAATGACACACAGATGTTAATGATATTCATGAAGAATTTTATACGAAGCAATTACATACTCGTCGACATTGAATTCGCTGGGATTCTGAACGACAACTTGCAAGGCTTTTATCGTAGTTACTACAGCAACGAGGCAGGCAACATTCG ATGGTTGGCTACAACTCAGTTTGAACCTACTCATGCCAGACGTGCATTCCCCTGCTTGGACGAACCAGCTTTCAAAGCTAACTTCACAATTCATATCGAGAGGCCTAATGATTATATTGCTCTTAGCAACATGCCTAGTGTAAAGACGTCTCCATCTAA TTCACTAGATCGAACGTGGGTGACGTTTGCAGAAACAGTACAAATGTCTCCATACCTAGTGGCGTTCGTTGTTTGCGATTTTAAGACAGTCAGAAACACAGTCAGCGAATTGAATGTATGGGGCAGACCCGCTATTGCACCGAATGGTGAATTAGCGGAATTAGCTGGTAGCAGAATGCTCAAACTCTTAGCCACGGAAACAGGACACGAGTACACGTTACCGAAACTAGATTTAATAGGAATCCCAGACTTCTCGATGGGCGCTATGGAAAATTGGGGCCTTGCCACATTTAG AGAGTATGGACTTTTCTACGACAAAACGGTAACATCAGCTAAGTACACTGACTACATACTGACCATCATAGCGCACGAACTGGCTCACATGTGGTTCGGGAACTTGGTTACATGTGACTGGTGGGAATACATTTGGTTGAACGAAGGTTTTGCAGAATACATGCAATGGCGTGTTTCTCATTCG TTCCGACCTAGCCACGGTTTTGATGATCTCTTCGTGGTTGACGAATTGCAAGTTGCTATGCAAAGCGACGATTATGTCTCATCACACCCAATGAATAACCCTGTTGCTTCGCCCTCTGAAATAGAGCAGGTCTTTGACACTATCACGTATGGAAAAT CGTCCAGTGTGATACGCATGATACACAATTCGCTGGATCCTGAAGTTTTCCCAAAAGCGATACATAAATATTTGTTAGAAAATCAGTACAAGTCTGCCACTCCGAAGGAACTCTGGAAGGCCTTCGACGATGTAATTAATGAAGTGAATGGTTTGGGAAACTGGAATATTTCTATGGAAGAGTTGATGGATAACTGGACTAATAAAGCAGGGTACCCAGTTATAACAGTCATCTTACGAAACCAGATACTGAACTTATACCAG TCGCGTTTCTCATTCAAGTATCGAACAGATCTCAGGAATGTACTCTTTTACGTACCCATTACTATGGTAACTGCATCTAAACTCGACTTCACAACAACTTCAACGAACATATGGATGACAAAGTCGGAAATGGATATCTTCGTTGACAATCCAAACGAATGGATACTTCTAAACGTTCGTCAGAGTGGTTATTACCGGGTCAACTATGACTTAACATTGTGGTGGCGTTTGTTTAACGCGTTGAAAGAAAAAAATCATAGTAGCATCCACGTGACGAATCGCGCTCAAATCGTCGACGATCTTCTCAATTTGGCTCGCGCGTCTCAGGTGAACTACAGTACGGTGATCGAGGGCCTGTCGTACTTAATCGATGAAGAAGAGTATCTCCCATGGAAAGCATTCTTTAATGGAATGAATTACATAGCGCAACGTTACGAAGGACACAAAAGTCAAGCACAACTTGGAAGTTACATTTTATACTTGACATCGAAACGGTTTGAAAAACTTGGCTTCAAGGACTCGATTAACAACAGCCACCAGGATGAACTAAGCAGAGAGTTGATTCTCAATTGGGTTTGCAAGTACAATGGAACCCAATGTGTGAGCACGTCGAAAAAGTTGTTTGCTGATTGGC GTATTTAGTTTACCTTCGATATAATTTTTAGAATTTCGCCAAACGCAAGATCAGCCGTTTACTGCACAGCTTTGAAGTATGGATCAAAAGATGATTGGAGTTTCCTGTGGAATCGTTATTTGAAGACAGACTTTGCCTCAGAAAAGAAGATCATACTGGATGCTCTCGGGTGCACGAAGAACAAGGATTTATTGATTCA ATATATTGAATATGCATTCACTCGTAATTACACATCAAGCATTCGAAAACAGGATGTTAGCGCGGCTCTTGCATCTGTGTATAATTCTGGACAATTTGGATTAGAAACGATGCTAGATTATCTGATTACTAATTATATAATAGTATACGACTA TTATGGCGACTGGCAAAGTGTTGGACAATTATTCCTCAAAGTGACATCTCGTTTTTCTACCACAGAGCAGTATAACAAG TTTGTAAAACTAGTGGAGAAAATGGTCGATGACGAATAG
- the LOC143184853 gene encoding AKT-interacting protein isoform X1, which produces MSSIKADVNKADNLKRQGSFRKLIPLNTNGDSQLSMSVKMIDRPTVSQTNKEYAVYLLEYNILSEYSMLCSQDLKGIYVIPSAQNSLLWFGVQFVRQGIYQGGVFRFTITLPQNFPDGGCPKVTFQTPVFHPLIDPESGDLCTLWGFPEWRKSNRLWQLVQYITKILTKVDIKMNPVNQEASMLLENNFEAFRECVKKCVRESSNTVHNPPTVDDPHYIAFGPYISELHDSIKREIYEPKEEEDNKVRGLSWVQAGSLQPFSKPEAR; this is translated from the exons ATGTCAAGCATAAAG GCCGACGTCAATAAAGCTGATAATCTAAAGAGGCAGGGTTCGTTTAGAAAACTGATACCTTTAAACACTAATGGAGATTCTCAGTTAAGTATGTCCGTAAAGATGATCGACAGGCCAACTGTTTCTCAAACCAATAAGGAATATGCAGTTTATTTACTGGAATATAATATTCTATCAGAATA TAGTATGTTATGTTCACAAGATCTAAAAGGCATTTATGTTATACCATCTGCACAGAACTCTTTAT taTGGTTTGGTGTACAATTTGTTCGACAAGGAATATATCAAGGAGGAGTCTTCAGGTTTACTATTACTTTGCCACAGAATTTTCCAGATGGTGGTTGCCCT AAAGTTACATTTCAAACTCCAGTGTTTCATCCTTTAATTGATCCTGAATCTGGAGACTTATGTACATTGTGGGGATTCCCAGAATGGAGGAAAAGCAATAGACTTTGGCAATTAGTACAGTATATAACGAAAATACTTACTAAAGTTGACATTAAAATGAATCCAGTGAATCAGGAAGCATCTATGTT attggaaaataACTTTGAAGCATTTCGAGAATGTGTAAAAAAATGTGTTAGAGAAAGTTCAAATACAGTTCATAATCCACCTACGGTAGATGATCCTCATTACATAGCTTTTGGACCATATATCAGTGAACTGCATGACTCCATTAAACGAGAAATTTATGAGCCAAAG GAAGAAGAAGATAATAAAGTACGAGGACTTTCATGGGTTCAAGCTGGCTCTCTACAACCGTTTTCAAAACCAGAAGCAAGATAA
- the LOC143184853 gene encoding AKT-interacting protein isoform X2 → MSSIKADVNKADNLKRQGSFRKLIPLNTNGDSQLSMSVKMIDRPTVSQTNKEYAVYLLEYNILSEYMLCSQDLKGIYVIPSAQNSLLWFGVQFVRQGIYQGGVFRFTITLPQNFPDGGCPKVTFQTPVFHPLIDPESGDLCTLWGFPEWRKSNRLWQLVQYITKILTKVDIKMNPVNQEASMLLENNFEAFRECVKKCVRESSNTVHNPPTVDDPHYIAFGPYISELHDSIKREIYEPKEEEDNKVRGLSWVQAGSLQPFSKPEAR, encoded by the exons ATGTCAAGCATAAAG GCCGACGTCAATAAAGCTGATAATCTAAAGAGGCAGGGTTCGTTTAGAAAACTGATACCTTTAAACACTAATGGAGATTCTCAGTTAAGTATGTCCGTAAAGATGATCGACAGGCCAACTGTTTCTCAAACCAATAAGGAATATGCAGTTTATTTACTGGAATATAATATTCTATCAGAATA TATGTTATGTTCACAAGATCTAAAAGGCATTTATGTTATACCATCTGCACAGAACTCTTTAT taTGGTTTGGTGTACAATTTGTTCGACAAGGAATATATCAAGGAGGAGTCTTCAGGTTTACTATTACTTTGCCACAGAATTTTCCAGATGGTGGTTGCCCT AAAGTTACATTTCAAACTCCAGTGTTTCATCCTTTAATTGATCCTGAATCTGGAGACTTATGTACATTGTGGGGATTCCCAGAATGGAGGAAAAGCAATAGACTTTGGCAATTAGTACAGTATATAACGAAAATACTTACTAAAGTTGACATTAAAATGAATCCAGTGAATCAGGAAGCATCTATGTT attggaaaataACTTTGAAGCATTTCGAGAATGTGTAAAAAAATGTGTTAGAGAAAGTTCAAATACAGTTCATAATCCACCTACGGTAGATGATCCTCATTACATAGCTTTTGGACCATATATCAGTGAACTGCATGACTCCATTAAACGAGAAATTTATGAGCCAAAG GAAGAAGAAGATAATAAAGTACGAGGACTTTCATGGGTTCAAGCTGGCTCTCTACAACCGTTTTCAAAACCAGAAGCAAGATAA
- the LOC143184863 gene encoding uncharacterized protein LOC143184863, whose product MYSNYLEKLRLQARYLDNGIEKLNETWKLPSVLVGRFGECTEETKSHIEAVWNTIKNTQVAMEETLSKMKESELKDSVSIEQLFQTTKEEYESIKEQCDSLETVLAEYGYHYDKVDTLEPTNGNTSKECNETVVRQMENLEVEFTPNLGWKYTNKAK is encoded by the exons ATGTATTCAAATTATTTAGAGAAATTGAGACTTCAAGCGCGATATCTAGATAATggtattgaaaaattaaacgaGACATGGAAATTGCCAAGTGTTTTAGTCGGTCGTTTTGGGGAATGTACTGAAGAAACAAAATCTCATATAGAAGCAgtatggaatacaataaaaaacacTCAG GTTGCAATGGAAGAAACTTTATCAAAAATGAAGGAAAGTGAATTGAAAGATTCAGTGTCTATAGAACAGCTATTTCAAACAACTAAGGAAGAATATGAATCAATAAAAGAGCAATGTGATAGTTTAGAAACAGTTTTAgcagaatatggttatcattatgataaaGTTGACACTTTAGAGCC GACAAATGGAAATACTAGTAAAGAATGTAATGAAACCGTAGTAAGGCAGATGGAAAATTTAGAGGTTGAATTTACTCCCAACCTTGGCTGGAAGTATACAAATAAAGCAAAGTGA